A window of Staphylococcus sp. 17KM0847 contains these coding sequences:
- the dnaX gene encoding DNA polymerase III subunit gamma/tau produces the protein MDYQALYRMFRPQSFEDIVGQEHVTKTLKNAIAKGKQSHAYIFSGPRGTGKTSIAKIFAKAINCEERDDGEPCNTCPTCRGITRGTNSDVIEIDAASNNGVDEIRNIRDKVKYAPSESKYKVYIIDEVHMLTTGAFNALLKTLEEPPAHAIFILATTEPHKIPPTIISRAQRFDFKAINQGQIISRLRYVAEYQKITYDESALEFIAKASEGGMRDALSIMDQAIAFGDERLTLQDALDVTGSLAEADLNALLKDVVQGDVHAAFERYHAFVSQGKEVNRLINDMIYFVRDTIMAKTTKHPTDYDGLAHLSLNILYQMIDVINDTLVSIRFSVNQNVHFEVLLVKLSEMIKEQSHIDSKQHLETPADTVLVKRLEALEAEVNTLKSQGGSRTSTTKQQSPRRRGDSATYSVERIAKVLDKANKEDIARIKERWLDVIQYAKDREQKALVSLLQNSEPVAASEDKVLIKFEEEIHCEILKKDEEKRRSVEKVIKDIINKSVEAVGVPADKWMQVRSDYITTRKRNALNHENSNEQAAPKQSNVVQTAKDLFGEDIVHEVDGDT, from the coding sequence CGAAAACGTTGAAAAACGCTATTGCAAAAGGGAAACAATCACATGCCTATATTTTTAGCGGCCCTAGAGGTACAGGGAAAACAAGTATTGCTAAAATCTTTGCGAAGGCGATCAATTGTGAAGAACGTGATGATGGTGAGCCGTGTAATACTTGTCCAACTTGTCGAGGTATCACACGAGGTACCAACTCAGACGTGATTGAGATAGATGCTGCGAGTAATAATGGTGTAGATGAAATACGGAACATTCGTGATAAAGTAAAATATGCACCGAGTGAATCGAAATATAAAGTATATATTATTGATGAAGTCCATATGCTGACAACAGGGGCATTTAACGCGTTGTTAAAAACACTCGAAGAACCTCCTGCACATGCAATATTCATTTTAGCAACAACGGAGCCTCATAAAATCCCACCCACGATTATTTCACGTGCACAGCGATTTGACTTTAAAGCGATTAATCAAGGGCAAATTATATCACGTTTAAGATACGTTGCTGAATATCAAAAGATTACATATGATGAGTCGGCTTTAGAATTTATTGCCAAAGCTTCTGAGGGCGGTATGCGAGATGCACTTAGCATTATGGATCAAGCCATTGCCTTTGGGGATGAGCGACTAACGTTACAAGATGCGCTTGATGTTACAGGAAGTTTAGCTGAAGCAGATTTAAATGCATTGTTAAAAGATGTTGTACAAGGTGATGTACATGCAGCTTTTGAGCGTTACCATGCTTTTGTAAGTCAAGGAAAAGAAGTCAATCGTTTAATCAATGATATGATTTACTTTGTACGTGATACCATTATGGCAAAAACAACAAAGCATCCCACTGATTATGATGGGCTAGCGCATCTATCACTTAACATACTGTATCAAATGATAGATGTCATTAATGATACACTTGTGTCTATTCGCTTTAGTGTAAATCAAAACGTTCACTTTGAAGTTTTGCTTGTTAAACTATCTGAAATGATCAAAGAACAAAGTCATATAGATTCCAAACAACACCTAGAAACACCAGCTGACACGGTACTAGTTAAGCGATTAGAAGCTTTGGAAGCAGAGGTGAACACTCTGAAATCTCAAGGAGGTTCACGTACTTCAACAACGAAACAGCAATCTCCGAGACGACGAGGAGATTCAGCAACATATTCAGTTGAACGTATAGCTAAGGTGTTAGACAAGGCAAATAAAGAAGACATCGCGCGTATTAAAGAGCGTTGGCTAGATGTGATTCAGTATGCTAAAGATCGTGAGCAAAAAGCGCTTGTCAGCTTGCTTCAAAATTCTGAACCTGTTGCAGCAAGTGAAGATAAAGTGTTGATTAAGTTTGAAGAAGAGATTCATTGTGAAATATTAAAAAAAGATGAAGAAAAGCGACGTAGTGTAGAAAAAGTCATTAAAGATATTATTAATAAATCTGTCGAAGCAGTAGGTGTACCTGCTGACAAATGGATGCAAGTGCGCAGTGACTATATCACAACACGTAAGCGCAATGCACTTAATCACGAAAACAGTAATGAGCAAGCGGCTCCAAAACAGTCTAATGTCGTACAAACGGCGAAAGACCTCTTTGGTGAAGATATCGTCCATGAAGTCGACGGTGATACATGA
- a CDS encoding YbaB/EbfC family nucleoid-associated protein, with amino-acid sequence MRGGGNMQQMMKQMQKMQKKMAEEQDKLKEEKIEGTAGGGMVKVVVTGHKEVVDVIINEEVVDPEDVEMLQDLVLAATNEAMNKADELTADRLGKHTKGLNIPGLM; translated from the coding sequence ATGCGTGGTGGCGGTAATATGCAGCAAATGATGAAACAAATGCAAAAAATGCAGAAGAAAATGGCTGAAGAGCAAGATAAGTTAAAAGAAGAAAAAATTGAAGGAACAGCTGGTGGCGGCATGGTTAAAGTTGTCGTAACAGGTCATAAAGAAGTTGTGGATGTCATTATTAATGAAGAAGTAGTAGATCCAGAAGATGTAGAAATGTTACAAGACCTTGTACTTGCTGCAACAAATGAAGCGATGAATAAAGCTGATGAGTTAACGGCAGATCGTTTAGGCAAGCATACTAAAGGGCTCAACATTCCGGGATTGATGTAA
- the recR gene encoding recombination mediator RecR: MHYPQPISKLIDSFMKLPGIGPKTAQRLAFHVLDMKEDDVVQFAKALVDVKRELTYCSVCGHITEQDPCYICEDKHRDDSIVCVVEDDKDVIAMEKMKEYKGLYHVLHGTISPMDGVGPEDINIPSLVERLKDEKVEELILAMNPNLEGESTAMYLSRLVKPLGIRVTRLAQGLSVGGDLEYADEVTLSKAISGRTEM, from the coding sequence ATGCATTACCCTCAACCGATATCAAAGCTTATTGATAGCTTTATGAAATTGCCAGGCATTGGTCCAAAGACGGCTCAACGTCTGGCTTTTCATGTATTAGATATGAAAGAAGACGATGTTGTACAATTTGCAAAAGCGTTGGTAGATGTTAAAAGAGAATTAACATATTGCAGTGTGTGCGGACACATTACGGAACAAGACCCTTGCTATATTTGTGAAGATAAACATCGAGATGACTCAATTGTTTGTGTTGTTGAAGATGATAAAGATGTTATAGCAATGGAAAAGATGAAAGAATACAAAGGGTTATATCACGTACTTCATGGAACAATTTCACCAATGGATGGCGTGGGGCCAGAAGATATTAATATTCCATCACTTGTTGAGAGACTTAAAGATGAAAAAGTTGAAGAATTGATATTGGCGATGAATCCAAATTTGGAAGGGGAGTCAACAGCCATGTATCTCTCAAGACTTGTCAAACCATTAGGGATTCGTGTTACACGCCTTGCACAAGGTTTATCGGTAGGTGGAGATTTAGAATATGCAGATGAAGTAACCTTATCTAAGGCAATATCAGGACGAACAGAAATGTAG
- a CDS encoding lysine decarboxylase — MNKGPLQNRLEKWSKTQPISMHVPGHKNQTIGDLSFVSAKYDITEITGFDDLHQPDGLLKESMAAIDRHPDYDAYFLVNGTTSGILATIQAFQPLEQSVVIARNVHKSVFHALDLGGQSANILPTETDDITGQYVRPSQINSYKAKLGVVTYPNYYGQIYNIKQIIQQFHQSQTPVLVDEAHGAHFDLEGFPSSSLNFGADYVVQSFHKTLPSLTMSSILFIHKDAPRKEDVIRLLQTFQSSSPSYLLMASLESAYQFYKIYRSDVFFARRTHIIQILHQKKLCVIEMDDPLKLLIRCPGVSGVELQQCMENMGIYVELADSHSVLWILPLWHEGDSFPFHSLIERIQHMVLPTAEKQKTHSHAKLFSGGGKYLPTYISCASWIPFTQAVGKILAQHLVLYPPGVPSLLKGEKVTSSMVKLIDDWITQGFRIEGLVEGKIKVKDDSYGIIYYH, encoded by the coding sequence TTGAATAAAGGGCCTTTACAGAATCGTTTGGAAAAATGGTCAAAAACGCAACCAATTTCAATGCATGTACCGGGTCATAAAAATCAGACAATTGGTGACTTGTCTTTTGTTTCTGCCAAGTATGATATAACGGAAATTACAGGTTTTGATGATTTGCATCAGCCGGATGGTCTTCTAAAAGAAAGTATGGCTGCAATTGATAGACACCCAGATTATGATGCTTATTTTCTCGTCAACGGTACGACAAGTGGAATACTTGCGACAATTCAAGCATTTCAACCACTAGAGCAGTCAGTGGTTATAGCACGTAACGTACACAAATCAGTTTTTCATGCACTTGATTTAGGGGGTCAATCTGCCAATATTTTACCGACCGAAACAGACGATATAACAGGACAATATGTCAGACCCTCTCAGATTAATTCTTATAAAGCAAAGCTAGGTGTTGTAACGTATCCCAATTATTATGGGCAAATCTATAATATTAAACAGATTATCCAACAATTTCACCAGAGTCAGACACCTGTATTGGTGGATGAGGCACATGGTGCACATTTTGATTTAGAAGGTTTTCCATCCTCTTCATTAAACTTTGGCGCAGATTATGTTGTTCAATCTTTTCATAAAACCTTGCCCAGTTTAACGATGAGTTCTATTCTTTTTATACATAAAGATGCACCTAGAAAGGAAGACGTCATTCGTTTATTACAAACTTTTCAATCTTCTAGTCCTTCTTATTTATTAATGGCAAGTTTAGAATCGGCGTATCAATTTTATAAAATATACAGGAGTGATGTTTTTTTTGCTAGGCGAACACATATTATTCAAATATTACATCAGAAGAAATTGTGTGTCATCGAAATGGATGATCCTTTAAAGTTGTTAATTCGTTGTCCCGGTGTTTCAGGTGTAGAATTACAGCAGTGTATGGAAAATATGGGTATTTACGTTGAGCTGGCAGATTCACACTCTGTATTATGGATACTCCCACTTTGGCATGAAGGAGATAGCTTTCCGTTTCATTCATTAATTGAGCGTATACAGCATATGGTTCTTCCAACAGCTGAGAAGCAAAAGACACATTCGCACGCCAAGTTATTTAGTGGAGGAGGAAAGTATCTCCCGACATATATAAGTTGTGCAAGTTGGATACCTTTCACACAAGCAGTCGGAAAGATACTCGCACAACATCTCGTACTTTATCCACCGGGTGTACCGAGTTTACTTAAAGGAGAAAAGGTAACATCATCTATGGTAAAATTAATCGATGATTGGATAACACAGGGATTTCGTATAGAAGGACTTGTGGAAGGGAAAATTAAAGTGAAGGATGACTCATATGGGATTATTTATTACCATTGA
- the tmk gene encoding dTMP kinase, with the protein MGLFITIEGPEGSGKTTILELVAQHLALTHDVVTTREPGGVQTAEAIRNILLEGEAVDARTEVLLFAAARREHLVEKVMPALASHKVVLCDRFVDSSLAYQGYARHIGVEDVQMINDFAIEGYYPDMTIYLDIPAALGRERIQANQRVQNRLDKESYAFHERVIGGYRQLIAKHPERYTVIDASRSVEDVTADVIAAIQQKLAQKSLEK; encoded by the coding sequence ATGGGATTATTTATTACCATTGAAGGGCCAGAGGGTTCTGGAAAAACAACTATATTGGAATTAGTAGCTCAGCATTTAGCACTCACTCATGATGTGGTCACAACACGTGAGCCTGGAGGTGTTCAAACAGCAGAAGCCATTCGCAATATCTTGCTAGAAGGTGAGGCAGTGGATGCGCGAACAGAAGTACTACTATTTGCAGCCGCACGTCGTGAACATCTTGTAGAGAAAGTCATGCCAGCACTGGCTAGTCATAAGGTTGTATTATGTGATCGCTTTGTTGATAGTTCTTTGGCTTATCAAGGATATGCACGTCATATTGGAGTAGAAGATGTACAAATGATTAATGATTTTGCGATTGAAGGCTATTATCCTGACATGACAATTTATTTAGATATTCCAGCGGCATTAGGTCGTGAACGCATCCAAGCAAACCAGCGTGTACAAAATCGTTTGGACAAAGAGAGTTATGCATTTCATGAACGTGTGATTGGAGGCTATCGGCAGTTAATTGCAAAACATCCAGAAAGGTATACGGTTATCGATGCAAGTCGATCAGTGGAAGACGTGACGGCAGATGTAATCGCAGCGATTCAGCAAAAACTTGCACAAAAATCATTAGAAAAATAA
- a CDS encoding cyclic-di-AMP receptor, protein MKMIIAIVQDQDSQELSDKLVENNFRATKLATTGGFLRAGNTTFLCGVADDRVDEILDVIRTTCGNREQLVSPITPMGGSADSYIPYPVEVEVGGATVFVMPVDAFHQF, encoded by the coding sequence ATGAAAATGATTATAGCGATTGTTCAAGATCAAGATAGCCAAGAACTGTCGGATAAACTCGTTGAAAATAATTTTCGTGCAACAAAGCTCGCAACGACAGGTGGCTTTTTGCGTGCTGGAAATACAACTTTCTTGTGTGGTGTAGCAGATGATCGTGTTGATGAAATTTTAGATGTGATTCGCACGACGTGTGGCAATAGAGAACAACTTGTTTCACCGATTACACCAATGGGTGGAAGTGCAGACTCTTATATTCCTTACCCAGTAGAAGTAGAAGTAGGTGGGGCGACAGTTTTCGTCATGCCAGTTGATGCATTTCATCAATTTTAA
- a CDS encoding DNA polymerase III subunit delta' → MSEIEQLTKAYYSGKLSHAYLFEGDDAEAMTSTAMAFAQLILCREDTKCHMKVSQYNHPDFHHIQTEETTIKKENIEQLIHHMNRLPIESNHKVYIIQDFEKLTIQSENSILKFLEEPPPNTIAILLSTKPEQILDTIHSRCQHVYFKPIQRTKFVDLLVQEGVSRPTGELISTFTTQFDVAIALSTEYDLMSLRQVILQWCQRLLNQQEMALIGVIELLRQAKNRRLQLLTLAGVNAYFQDLLYVKVGMSEKVTFSELQESYSTYVMHIDYDDLTHMIETITEAHKKLNQNVNPTLVFEQIVIKMKG, encoded by the coding sequence ATGTCAGAAATTGAACAGCTAACAAAAGCATATTATAGTGGCAAATTGTCTCATGCTTATTTGTTTGAAGGTGATGATGCAGAAGCGATGACTTCAACAGCGATGGCATTTGCGCAGCTTATCCTGTGTCGAGAGGACACAAAATGTCATATGAAAGTCTCCCAGTATAATCATCCAGATTTTCATCATATACAAACAGAGGAAACGACGATAAAAAAAGAAAATATTGAGCAACTCATTCATCATATGAACCGTCTACCGATCGAAAGTAATCATAAGGTATATATCATTCAAGATTTTGAAAAACTTACAATTCAAAGTGAAAATAGTATTTTGAAATTTTTAGAGGAGCCACCACCCAACACGATTGCTATTTTATTGTCGACAAAACCAGAACAGATTTTGGATACAATTCACTCACGTTGCCAACACGTATATTTTAAGCCAATACAACGCACAAAGTTTGTTGATTTGTTAGTACAAGAAGGTGTATCACGTCCAACTGGGGAGTTAATAAGTACATTTACGACACAGTTTGATGTTGCGATTGCTCTAAGTACAGAGTATGATCTTATGTCACTTAGGCAAGTTATATTGCAATGGTGTCAAAGGTTATTGAATCAACAAGAGATGGCGCTTATTGGTGTGATTGAATTATTGAGGCAAGCTAAAAATAGGCGCTTACAATTGTTGACACTTGCAGGTGTGAATGCGTATTTTCAAGACCTGTTATACGTTAAAGTGGGTATGTCTGAAAAAGTAACATTTTCTGAGTTACAAGAAAGTTACAGTACGTATGTAATGCACATAGATTATGATGACTTAACACATATGATTGAAACAATTACAGAAGCACATAAAAAACTCAATCAAAATGTAAATCCGACATTAGTATTTGAGCAAATTGTGATTAAAATGAAAGGGTGA
- a CDS encoding stage 0 sporulation family protein encodes MRVYFVAGIYFEKTNTLEYYDPGECSVIEGAYVIVESQRGIELGVVKHAPKSVHDNDVTLPLKSILRVATDIDIETYHHNEDLADKAFELCKAFVRTLKLDMRLVNCEYTLDRAKVIFNFTADERIDFRKLVRMLAQKLKTRIELRQIGVRDEAKLLGGIGPCGRSLCCATFLGDFEPVSIKMAKDQNLSLNPTKISGACGRLMCCLKYENDFYESARASLPDIGTSVKTPEGTGEVVSLNIIDVSMQVRLEGMDQLLEYHIEELETLK; translated from the coding sequence ATGCGTGTGTATTTTGTCGCTGGTATTTATTTTGAAAAGACAAACACATTAGAATACTATGATCCAGGGGAATGCTCTGTTATAGAAGGCGCATATGTCATAGTCGAATCACAGAGAGGTATAGAGTTGGGTGTTGTAAAGCATGCACCTAAGTCTGTTCACGATAATGATGTCACATTGCCATTAAAATCAATACTTCGTGTGGCAACAGATATCGATATTGAAACCTATCATCATAACGAAGACTTAGCAGATAAAGCATTTGAACTATGTAAAGCGTTTGTGCGTACACTTAAACTGGATATGCGTCTGGTTAATTGTGAATATACATTAGATCGCGCTAAAGTTATTTTTAACTTTACAGCAGACGAGCGTATTGACTTTCGTAAACTTGTGCGTATGCTTGCTCAAAAACTAAAAACACGTATTGAATTAAGGCAGATTGGTGTCCGTGATGAAGCAAAGTTACTCGGTGGGATTGGACCATGTGGACGTTCGCTTTGCTGCGCGACTTTTTTGGGTGACTTTGAACCGGTATCTATAAAAATGGCTAAAGATCAAAACTTATCATTAAATCCCACTAAAATATCTGGTGCATGTGGGAGACTGATGTGTTGCCTCAAATATGAAAATGATTTTTATGAGTCAGCACGTGCGAGCTTACCTGATATTGGCACATCTGTTAAAACTCCAGAAGGAACAGGAGAAGTCGTATCACTGAATATTATTGATGTCTCAATGCAAGTACGTTTAGAAGGAATGGATCAATTATTAGAATATCACATTGAAGAACTGGAGACATTAAAATAA
- the yabA gene encoding DNA replication initiation control protein YabA, with the protein MDRNELFERLMQLENNVTHVYEDMQELKTLTVALVEENVALQIENDNLKAAMQQDVNEPPVERVQDVKKEPKKKKLQSREYFATLYREGFHICHDVFGKHRKGEDCIFCMNILNDKLE; encoded by the coding sequence TTGGATCGAAATGAACTCTTCGAACGTTTGATGCAATTGGAAAATAATGTGACCCATGTATACGAAGACATGCAGGAATTAAAAACACTTACTGTTGCCCTCGTTGAGGAAAATGTTGCACTGCAAATCGAGAATGATAACTTAAAAGCGGCAATGCAACAAGATGTCAATGAGCCACCAGTTGAACGTGTACAAGATGTAAAAAAAGAACCTAAAAAGAAGAAACTTCAAAGTCGAGAATATTTTGCGACTCTTTATCGAGAAGGCTTTCACATTTGTCACGATGTTTTTGGTAAACATCGAAAAGGTGAAGACTGTATATTTTGTATGAATATACTTAATGATAAGTTGGAGTAG
- a CDS encoding tRNA1(Val) (adenine(37)-N6)-methyltransferase: MLQANERFDYLLKEDLRIIQNDNVFSFSTDALLLGHFTQVRKRDYILDLCTGNGVIPLLLSHKGQNKIMGVEIQSQLVDMAQRSVEVNGLDARIQVQEMDINAIPQSFKPAQFDLVTCNPPYFKVNQTHQHQIEAHKIARHEIYCTLDDCLRVANHVLKQGGRIVIVHRAERMLDVFTAMRHYQIEPKRLHMIYSKPRKAAQTIVVEGRKGGNQGLDIAPPFYMYDEKNEYTAEMRRIYYG; this comes from the coding sequence ATGTTACAGGCGAATGAACGTTTTGATTATTTGTTAAAAGAAGACTTGCGTATTATTCAAAATGATAACGTTTTTTCCTTTTCTACCGATGCTTTATTACTAGGTCATTTTACACAAGTACGTAAACGTGATTATATTTTAGATCTATGTACAGGGAATGGTGTTATTCCATTGCTGTTATCGCATAAAGGACAAAATAAGATTATGGGTGTAGAAATCCAATCACAGCTTGTAGATATGGCACAACGCAGTGTTGAGGTCAACGGATTGGACGCACGTATTCAAGTTCAAGAGATGGATATTAATGCCATTCCACAAAGCTTTAAACCTGCACAATTTGATTTAGTCACATGTAATCCACCGTATTTTAAAGTCAATCAAACACATCAACATCAAATTGAGGCACATAAAATTGCGCGACATGAAATCTATTGTACATTAGATGATTGTTTACGCGTGGCAAATCATGTATTAAAGCAAGGCGGTCGTATTGTAATTGTGCATCGTGCAGAGCGAATGTTAGATGTTTTTACGGCTATGCGCCATTATCAGATAGAGCCCAAACGCTTACATATGATTTATAGTAAACCAAGAAAAGCTGCACAAACAATCGTAGTTGAAGGTCGAAAAGGTGGGAATCAAGGATTGGATATCGCCCCACCGTTTTATATGTATGATGAGAAAAACGAGTATACGGCTGAGATGAGGCGTATCTACTATGGTTAA
- a CDS encoding GIY-YIG nuclease family protein, with protein MVKHYTYIVECCDHTLYTGYTNDLNSRIHKHNEGKGAKYTKTRRPVRLKYYETYDTKSEALKREYAIKQLTRQQKIALIEER; from the coding sequence ATGGTTAAACATTATACATACATTGTAGAATGTTGTGATCATACTTTATATACGGGTTATACAAATGATTTAAACTCACGCATTCATAAACACAATGAAGGCAAAGGCGCAAAATACACGAAAACAAGACGCCCCGTTCGTCTTAAGTACTATGAGACATATGATACGAAATCAGAAGCATTGAAGAGAGAATACGCGATAAAGCAACTGACACGACAACAAAAAATAGCTTTAATTGAGGAGCGATAG
- the rsmI gene encoding 16S rRNA (cytidine(1402)-2'-O)-methyltransferase: MSHLYIVGTPIGNLEDMTFRAIRILQEVDTIACEDTRVTKKLCHHFKIETPLKSYHEHNKVQMTETLITLLRNGQNVALVSDAGLPLISDPGYELVVRARQEGIDVTPIPGANAGLTTLMVSGLPSFTYTFLGFLPRKAREKSALLETRMYQDSTLILYESPFRVKDTLQTIAKIDGVRQVTLGRELTKKFEQIVTGQVSELLLQLDKQIPLKGEFVILIEGASYQETTAWFDALPISEHVRHYVDQGKKPKQAIKQVAQDRDLPTQTIYNIYHNIEHRPEV, from the coding sequence ATGAGTCATTTATATATAGTAGGAACGCCAATAGGTAATTTAGAAGATATGACGTTTCGAGCGATTCGCATATTACAGGAAGTAGATACTATTGCTTGTGAAGATACACGTGTCACAAAAAAGTTATGCCATCATTTTAAAATTGAAACACCATTGAAATCCTATCATGAGCATAACAAGGTACAAATGACTGAAACTCTGATTACATTATTGCGTAATGGTCAAAATGTTGCGCTCGTCTCTGATGCGGGATTACCGCTTATATCTGATCCGGGCTATGAACTTGTTGTACGCGCACGTCAGGAGGGCATTGACGTCACACCTATCCCGGGTGCTAATGCCGGATTAACTACTTTGATGGTGAGTGGTTTACCATCATTTACCTATACATTTTTAGGTTTTTTACCAAGAAAAGCGCGTGAAAAATCAGCGCTATTAGAAACACGTATGTATCAAGACAGTACGCTTATTTTATATGAGTCTCCATTTCGAGTGAAAGATACGTTGCAAACTATTGCTAAAATAGATGGCGTAAGACAAGTGACATTAGGTCGAGAGTTAACAAAAAAGTTTGAACAAATAGTGACGGGGCAAGTATCGGAACTCCTCTTACAATTGGATAAGCAGATCCCCTTAAAGGGGGAGTTTGTTATTTTGATTGAGGGTGCTTCATATCAGGAAACAACAGCATGGTTTGATGCGTTGCCTATTTCAGAACATGTACGCCACTATGTTGATCAGGGAAAAAAGCCTAAGCAAGCGATTAAGCAAGTGGCACAAGATCGAGATCTACCCACACAAACGATTTATAATATTTATCATAATATTGAGCATAGACCTGAAGTTTAG